The Chryseobacterium geocarposphaerae genome window below encodes:
- a CDS encoding phosphomannose isomerase type II C-terminal cupin domain: MLEHDVRPWGEYWVLEDADTHKVKRILVNPGERLSLQYHHHRAEVWTIVSGVGTITINEEIKDYSAGNVAQIPLGAHHRIENRTNEPVVFIEVQYGSYFGEDDIVRVEDDYNRA, from the coding sequence ATGTTAGAACATGATGTAAGACCTTGGGGAGAATATTGGGTTTTGGAAGATGCTGATACTCATAAGGTAAAAAGAATTTTGGTTAATCCTGGAGAAAGACTTTCCCTTCAGTATCATCATCATCGTGCTGAAGTATGGACAATTGTCTCTGGTGTAGGTACCATTACAATTAATGAGGAAATTAAAGATTACTCTGCAGGAAATGTAGCACAAATTCCTCTGGGCGCACACCATCGCATCGAAAATAGAACGAATGAACCTGTCGTTTTTATAGAAGTACAATATGGGAGCTATTTTGGAGAGGATGATATTGTGAGAGTTGAAGATGATTATAACAGAGCATAA
- a CDS encoding nucleotide sugar dehydrogenase, which translates to MYKKHKIAVIGLGYVGLPLARLLATKYPVVGFDINQNRVCELNNGYDSTLEVGNEILQEVLVKDNPFVIEETLAAAILNNNKESQNEVKSGLYCSINLNDIKQASIYIITVPTPVDKHNRPDLTPLYKASETAGKVLKKGDIVIYESTVYPGVTEEECVPVLEKVSGLKFNIDFFAGYSPERINPGDKQHTVDKILKVTSGSTPEIGKVVDDLYKSVITAGTHLAPTIKVAEASKVIENSQRDVNIAFMNELAKIFSLMNIDTHDVLEAAGTKWNFLPFKPGLVGGHCIGVDPFYLAQKAQEIGYYSELILSARRLNDSMGAFVASQVIKLLIQKNIPIKGAKILNLGITFKENCPDIRNSKAIDVITNLEEYGVEVTTYDPWANPEEVIDEYGIVCLPQLSVSHPDSNEEFQKFDAIILTVAHQEFLNLSLNNFLKEGGVIYDVKGIMNKNQVDKRL; encoded by the coding sequence TCCGGTAGTAGGTTTTGATATCAATCAGAATAGAGTATGTGAGCTCAATAATGGGTATGACTCTACATTGGAAGTGGGGAATGAAATCCTACAGGAAGTATTAGTCAAAGACAATCCTTTTGTTATTGAAGAAACTCTTGCTGCTGCCATTCTGAATAATAATAAGGAATCTCAAAACGAAGTAAAATCAGGTTTGTATTGTTCAATAAACTTGAATGATATCAAACAAGCCAGTATCTATATTATTACTGTTCCTACTCCGGTTGACAAACACAATCGTCCCGATCTGACACCATTATATAAAGCTTCTGAAACGGCTGGAAAAGTATTAAAAAAAGGTGATATTGTGATTTACGAGTCTACAGTATATCCGGGTGTTACGGAAGAGGAATGTGTTCCGGTATTAGAAAAGGTTTCAGGATTAAAATTTAATATAGATTTTTTTGCAGGTTATTCTCCGGAAAGAATAAATCCTGGAGATAAACAACATACCGTAGATAAAATATTAAAAGTAACATCTGGCTCAACTCCCGAAATAGGAAAAGTCGTTGATGATTTATATAAATCGGTAATTACTGCCGGAACACATTTAGCACCTACAATTAAAGTAGCCGAAGCTTCTAAGGTGATAGAAAACTCTCAGCGTGATGTCAATATTGCATTTATGAATGAATTGGCAAAGATTTTTTCTTTGATGAATATTGATACACATGATGTTTTAGAAGCAGCTGGGACAAAATGGAACTTTCTTCCTTTTAAACCAGGATTGGTAGGAGGGCACTGTATCGGAGTTGATCCTTTTTATCTCGCTCAAAAAGCACAAGAAATTGGTTATTATTCAGAATTAATTCTGAGTGCAAGAAGATTGAATGACTCTATGGGAGCATTTGTTGCTTCTCAAGTCATTAAATTGTTGATCCAAAAGAATATTCCAATTAAAGGGGCCAAAATTTTGAATCTTGGAATTACCTTTAAAGAAAATTGTCCTGATATTAGGAATTCTAAAGCAATAGATGTTATCACTAATCTTGAGGAATATGGAGTAGAGGTAACAACATATGATCCTTGGGCAAATCCTGAAGAGGTGATTGATGAATATGGTATAGTCTGTCTGCCTCAACTTTCGGTAAGTCATCCTGATTCTAATGAAGAATTCCAAAAGTTTGACGCTATTATTCTTACAGTTGCCCATCAGGAATTTTTGAATTTATCTTTGAATAATTTCCTGAAAGAAGGAGGAGTGATATACGATGTGAAAGGAATAATGAATAAGAATCAGGTAGATAAAAGACTTTAG
- a CDS encoding mannose-1-phosphate guanylyltransferase → MKIYNVILSGGVGSRLWPLSRKQHPKQFLKLFSGKALFELTAERNQKVVDQIMVVGNKDHIEWSKQLLNDITLPKSFITETAARNTAAAIAFAALAVDPDDILIITPSDHLIQNQDAYEKAIKEAVELAKKDFLVTFGVVPSKPETGYGYIEYEGKDVLSFREKPNTETAQEFLERGTFLWNSGMFCFKAGVLLEELKKYQPEVFDKCSETWQNSENQCLDADASLQIPSISIDYAVMERSKKIKVVPAHFRWNDLGSFESLYDYLRSTGHPVDENGNMVIGTEIFTAFVGLKDSILVHTPDALLILHKEKSQDVKKVYNQLEKYKSTLR, encoded by the coding sequence ATGAAAATATATAATGTAATTTTATCAGGCGGTGTTGGTAGCAGGCTTTGGCCTCTTTCCCGTAAACAACATCCTAAACAGTTTCTTAAATTGTTTTCTGGAAAGGCATTGTTTGAATTAACTGCTGAACGTAATCAGAAAGTAGTCGATCAGATTATGGTCGTAGGAAACAAAGATCATATTGAATGGAGTAAGCAGCTTCTTAATGATATTACTCTTCCTAAAAGCTTTATTACAGAAACAGCAGCAAGAAATACAGCGGCGGCTATTGCTTTTGCTGCATTAGCGGTTGATCCGGATGATATATTGATTATTACCCCATCCGATCACCTAATTCAAAATCAAGATGCTTATGAAAAAGCTATAAAAGAAGCTGTCGAATTAGCAAAAAAAGATTTTTTGGTAACTTTTGGAGTTGTTCCTTCAAAACCGGAAACCGGTTATGGATATATAGAATATGAGGGCAAAGATGTACTTTCATTCAGAGAAAAACCAAATACTGAAACGGCTCAGGAATTTTTAGAAAGAGGAACTTTCCTTTGGAATTCTGGGATGTTTTGTTTTAAAGCCGGAGTACTTTTAGAAGAATTAAAAAAATATCAGCCTGAAGTGTTTGATAAATGTAGTGAAACTTGGCAAAATTCTGAAAATCAATGTTTAGATGCAGATGCTTCATTGCAGATTCCATCCATTAGTATTGATTATGCGGTGATGGAAAGATCTAAGAAAATAAAAGTAGTTCCAGCCCATTTCAGATGGAATGATCTAGGATCTTTTGAATCATTATATGATTATTTACGCTCTACGGGACATCCTGTGGATGAAAATGGAAATATGGTAATTGGCACAGAAATCTTTACAGCTTTTGTTGGACTTAAGGACTCTATATTAGTAC